In Piliocolobus tephrosceles isolate RC106 chromosome 10, ASM277652v3, whole genome shotgun sequence, a single window of DNA contains:
- the ATP23 gene encoding mitochondrial inner membrane protease ATP23 homolog isoform X1: MAGAPYERGRGPAAGEQLQQQHVSCQVFPERVAQGNPQQGFFSSFFTSNQKCQLRLLKTLETNPYVKLLLDGMKHSGCAVNKDRHFSCEDCNGNVSGGFDASTSQIVLCQNNIHNQAHMNRVVTHELIHAFDHCRAHVDWFTNIRHLACSEVRAANLSGDCSLVNEIFRLHFGLKQHHQTCVRDRATLSILAVRNISKEVAKKAVDEVFESCFNDHEPFGRIPHNKTYARYAHRDFQNRDRYYSNI; this comes from the exons ATGGCGGGAGCTCCGTACGAGCGCGGGAGGGGCCCCGCGGCAGGGGAGCAGCTGCAGCAGCAACACGTCTCTTGCCAGGTCTTCCCCGAGCGTGTGGCCCAGGGGAATCCCCAGCAAGGGTTCTTCTCCAGCTTCTTCACCAGCAACCAGAAGTGCCAGCTTAGGCTCCTGAAGACGCTGGAGACAA ATCCGTATGTGAAACTTCTGCTTGATGGTATGAAACACTCAGGTTG TGCTGTTAACAAAGATAGACACTTTTCTTGCGAAGACTGTAATGGAAATGTCAGTGGAGGTTTTGATGCTTCAACATCTCAG ATAGTTTTGTGCCAGAATAATATCCATAATCAGGCCCATATGAACAGAGTGGTCACCCACGAGCTCATTCATGCATTTGATCATTGTCGTGCCCATGTCGACTGGTTCACCAACATCAGACATTTGGCATGCTCAGAG GTTCGAGCTGCTAACCTTAGTGGAGACTGCTCACTTGTCAATGAAATATTCAGGTTACATTTTGGATTGAAACAACACCACCAG actTGTGTGCGAGACAGAGCCACTCTTTCTATCCTGGCTGTTAGGAATATCAGCAAAGAAGTAGCTAAAAAGGCTGTTGATGAAGTTTTTGAATCTTGTTTCAATGACCATGAACCTTTTGGAAGGATCCCACATAACAAGACTTATGCAAGATATGCTCATAGGGACTTTCAAAACCGTGATCGGTATTATTCAAATATATGA
- the ATP23 gene encoding mitochondrial inner membrane protease ATP23 homolog isoform X3: MKHSGCAVNKDRHFSCEDCNGNVSGGFDASTSQIVLCQNNIHNQAHMNRVVTHELIHAFDHCRAHVDWFTNIRHLACSEVRAANLSGDCSLVNEIFRLHFGLKQHHQTCVRDRATLSILAVRNISKEVAKKAVDEVFESCFNDHEPFGRIPHNKTYARYAHRDFQNRDRYYSNI, translated from the exons ATGAAACACTCAGGTTG TGCTGTTAACAAAGATAGACACTTTTCTTGCGAAGACTGTAATGGAAATGTCAGTGGAGGTTTTGATGCTTCAACATCTCAG ATAGTTTTGTGCCAGAATAATATCCATAATCAGGCCCATATGAACAGAGTGGTCACCCACGAGCTCATTCATGCATTTGATCATTGTCGTGCCCATGTCGACTGGTTCACCAACATCAGACATTTGGCATGCTCAGAG GTTCGAGCTGCTAACCTTAGTGGAGACTGCTCACTTGTCAATGAAATATTCAGGTTACATTTTGGATTGAAACAACACCACCAG actTGTGTGCGAGACAGAGCCACTCTTTCTATCCTGGCTGTTAGGAATATCAGCAAAGAAGTAGCTAAAAAGGCTGTTGATGAAGTTTTTGAATCTTGTTTCAATGACCATGAACCTTTTGGAAGGATCCCACATAACAAGACTTATGCAAGATATGCTCATAGGGACTTTCAAAACCGTGATCGGTATTATTCAAATATATGA
- the ATP23 gene encoding mitochondrial inner membrane protease ATP23 homolog isoform X2: MAGAPYERGRGPAAGEQLQQQHVSCQVFPERVAQGNPQQGFFSSFFTSNQKCQLRLLKTLETSRSHDLEAGVRPNSAVNKDRHFSCEDCNGNVSGGFDASTSQIVLCQNNIHNQAHMNRVVTHELIHAFDHCRAHVDWFTNIRHLACSEVRAANLSGDCSLVNEIFRLHFGLKQHHQTCVRDRATLSILAVRNISKEVAKKAVDEVFESCFNDHEPFGRIPHNKTYARYAHRDFQNRDRYYSNI, encoded by the exons ATGGCGGGAGCTCCGTACGAGCGCGGGAGGGGCCCCGCGGCAGGGGAGCAGCTGCAGCAGCAACACGTCTCTTGCCAGGTCTTCCCCGAGCGTGTGGCCCAGGGGAATCCCCAGCAAGGGTTCTTCTCCAGCTTCTTCACCAGCAACCAGAAGTGCCAGCTTAGGCTCCTGAAGACGCTGGAGACAAGTAGGAGCCATGACCTGGAGGCTGGGGTTCGGCCGAATAG TGCTGTTAACAAAGATAGACACTTTTCTTGCGAAGACTGTAATGGAAATGTCAGTGGAGGTTTTGATGCTTCAACATCTCAG ATAGTTTTGTGCCAGAATAATATCCATAATCAGGCCCATATGAACAGAGTGGTCACCCACGAGCTCATTCATGCATTTGATCATTGTCGTGCCCATGTCGACTGGTTCACCAACATCAGACATTTGGCATGCTCAGAG GTTCGAGCTGCTAACCTTAGTGGAGACTGCTCACTTGTCAATGAAATATTCAGGTTACATTTTGGATTGAAACAACACCACCAG actTGTGTGCGAGACAGAGCCACTCTTTCTATCCTGGCTGTTAGGAATATCAGCAAAGAAGTAGCTAAAAAGGCTGTTGATGAAGTTTTTGAATCTTGTTTCAATGACCATGAACCTTTTGGAAGGATCCCACATAACAAGACTTATGCAAGATATGCTCATAGGGACTTTCAAAACCGTGATCGGTATTATTCAAATATATGA